In Streptococcus respiraculi, one DNA window encodes the following:
- a CDS encoding DNA-directed RNA polymerase subunit epsilon gives MIYKVFYQETKDSTPRREQTRALYLDIDAKDELEGRIIARQLVEEHTAYNIEFIELLSENHLEYEKTHADFSITEF, from the coding sequence ATGATTTATAAAGTATTTTACCAAGAAACAAAAGATTCTACCCCACGCCGTGAACAAACACGCGCTCTCTATCTTGATATTGATGCCAAAGATGAATTAGAAGGTCGCATCATCGCTCGCCAATTGGTAGAAGAGCATACTGCTTACAACATTGAATTTATCGAACTCTTGTCTGAAAACCATCTTGAGTACGAAAAAACTCACGCAGATTTTAGCATTACGGAGTTTTAA